One genomic window of Hyphomicrobiales bacterium includes the following:
- a CDS encoding 2-dehydropantoate 2-reductase codes for MKICIYGAGAIGGYVGVMLAGSGAEVSVVARGPHLSAMQAKGLTVRFKDGERTARLRAASDPAELGPQDYVIVALKAHQAWESAEKLAPLLGPETAVVTMQNGIPWWYFHGLEGQFANLQLQTVDPQARQWNAIGPQRAIGATVYPATEIVEPGVIKHIYGDRFGFGEPNREVTPRVEALVAAFEAGGLSPRLYPDIRDDIWLKLWGNLCFNPISVLTRATLDVMATDPGTRRVARRMMEEAESIGRRIGVHFRVDITKRINGAAAVGAHRTSMLQDLEKGRAIELDALLGVVQEMGRLVGVETPAIDIVLALTKQLGRTQGVYPVYPEDALDPSELAVD; via the coding sequence ATGAAAATCTGCATCTACGGCGCCGGGGCGATCGGCGGCTATGTCGGGGTCATGCTGGCAGGGAGCGGGGCGGAGGTCTCGGTCGTCGCGCGCGGCCCGCACCTTTCGGCGATGCAGGCCAAGGGGCTCACGGTGCGTTTCAAGGACGGTGAGCGGACGGCCCGCCTCAGGGCCGCGAGCGATCCGGCCGAACTCGGGCCACAGGATTATGTGATCGTTGCCCTCAAGGCGCATCAGGCCTGGGAATCGGCGGAGAAGCTCGCGCCCCTGCTTGGGCCCGAGACGGCCGTCGTCACCATGCAGAACGGCATCCCCTGGTGGTATTTCCACGGGCTCGAGGGGCAGTTCGCCAACCTCCAGCTCCAGACTGTCGATCCGCAGGCCCGCCAGTGGAATGCGATCGGTCCGCAGCGCGCGATCGGGGCGACGGTCTATCCGGCGACCGAGATCGTCGAGCCGGGTGTCATCAAGCACATCTACGGTGACCGCTTCGGCTTCGGCGAGCCGAACCGCGAGGTGACGCCGCGCGTCGAGGCGCTGGTCGCGGCATTCGAGGCCGGCGGACTCTCCCCGCGCCTCTATCCCGACATCCGCGACGACATCTGGCTGAAGCTCTGGGGCAACCTCTGTTTCAACCCGATTTCGGTGCTGACGCGCGCGACGCTCGACGTGATGGCGACGGACCCGGGAACGCGGCGCGTCGCGCGGCGGATGATGGAAGAGGCCGAGAGCATCGGGCGGCGGATCGGGGTGCATTTCCGCGTCGACATCACCAAGCGCATCAACGGGGCGGCGGCGGTCGGGGCGCACCGCACCAGCATGCTGCAGGACCTCGAAAAAGGTCGCGCCATCGAACTCGACGCGCTTTTGGGCGTGGTCCAGGAAATGGGCCGTCTCGTCGGGGTCGAAACGCCGGCGATCGACATCGTGCTGGCGCTCACCAAGCAGCTCGGCCGCACGCAGGGCGTTTATCCGGTCTATCCCGAGGATGCCCTCGATCCGAGCGAACTCGCGGTGGATTGA
- a CDS encoding 3-keto-5-aminohexanoate cleavage protein, translating to MAAGDGKAGAAGAASGPAGGSAGGGAGGKPRGARKVIITCAVTGSIHTPSMSPHLPVTAEEIADAAVGAAEAGAAIVHLHARNPVDGRPDQTPEAFGRFLGVIKQRSNCVVNITTGGAATMTIEERARPAALFKPEVASLNMGTMNFGLYPMLARFTEFKHDWERPYLEGSRERIFRNTFADIEFILTTCAENGTRFEIECYDIGHLYTLAHFAERGIVKPPFFIQSVFGILGGIGGHPEDVMMMKRTADRLFGSDYRWSVLGAGRNQMTIAAMSASMGGNVRVGLEDSLWIGAGQLARSNAEQVTKVRGIIEGLGLEVATPDEAREILELKGGDKVAF from the coding sequence ATGGCGGCAGGTGATGGCAAGGCGGGCGCGGCAGGTGCGGCCAGCGGACCGGCCGGCGGCTCGGCGGGCGGCGGCGCGGGCGGCAAGCCGCGCGGGGCCCGCAAGGTCATCATCACCTGCGCGGTGACGGGCTCGATCCACACGCCCTCGATGTCACCGCACCTGCCCGTCACGGCCGAGGAGATCGCGGATGCCGCGGTCGGCGCCGCCGAGGCGGGCGCGGCCATCGTCCACCTCCATGCCCGCAACCCCGTCGATGGTCGCCCGGACCAGACGCCGGAGGCCTTCGGGCGCTTCCTCGGCGTCATCAAGCAGCGCTCGAACTGCGTCGTGAACATCACCACGGGCGGGGCCGCGACCATGACCATCGAGGAGCGCGCGCGCCCGGCCGCCCTCTTCAAGCCGGAGGTCGCCTCGCTCAACATGGGGACCATGAATTTCGGTCTCTATCCGATGCTCGCCCGCTTCACGGAATTCAAGCATGACTGGGAGCGGCCGTATCTCGAAGGCTCGCGCGAGCGCATCTTCCGCAACACCTTCGCCGACATCGAATTCATCCTGACGACCTGCGCCGAGAACGGCACGCGCTTCGAGATCGAGTGCTACGACATCGGCCATCTCTATACGCTCGCGCACTTCGCCGAGCGCGGCATCGTCAAGCCGCCGTTTTTCATCCAGTCCGTGTTCGGCATCCTCGGCGGCATCGGCGGCCACCCGGAAGACGTCATGATGATGAAGCGCACGGCCGACCGCCTCTTCGGCAGCGACTATCGCTGGAGCGTGCTCGGGGCCGGGCGCAACCAGATGACGATCGCGGCCATGTCCGCCTCGATGGGCGGCAACGTGCGGGTGGGGCTCGAGGATTCGCTCTGGATCGGAGCCGGTCAGCTCGCGCGCTCGAATGCCGAGCAGGTGACGAAGGTGCGCGGCATCATCGAGGGGCTGGGTCTCGAGGTGGCAACGCCCGACGAGGCGCGCGAAATCCTGGAGCTCAAGGGCGGAGACAAAGTGGCATTCTGA
- a CDS encoding TonB-dependent receptor, with protein sequence MNSTPSNARAGKRCPSIRPAPFVILPAGFRISAGRGGGSSDTGMEIRANEISQKCLGKGGVTVRSYSTLRLATGCILAAGVPIGAHAQQPIELEGIVISTPSPVLTTGTLVAADVGMPGTLIVVEDAFVSTTVATERDVLSEGGANVSGVLDERPGITSSTFAPGASRPIIRGLDSYRVRVQENGIGSHDVSAISEDHAVPIDPFSADRIEVVRGPATLRYGSGAIGGVVAVENERIPTFIPPTGIAAEIMGGFTSVDDGRDGAFNATVGADGFAFHADAFVRKADDYDTPRGPQANSFIDNRGFGLGLSRIWSDGFIGISVSRVESLYGVPGEEADEGVDPRIDLEQDKVMARGEWRPNAFGVEALRFWFGASDYAHDELARHEEGEEHGDHEEEHEEDHEGEIPLSLGSRFTNREQEGRIEIQHLPVWTVLGEMRGAAGIQVVHRETRGQSFEGESLLEPVETNSLAAFVFEEFDLDATLKMQAAARIEHTRVDGTGWSDFSEGEGHNDHHPWFATTFTGVRDFAPVSASLGVVQDLSLAKARLNAQFTERAPDAAELFSKGMHEATGTFEVGNPFLEKEKAFTLEAGLARASGPLRFDASAFYTRYHGFIYRQLTDVECEPGAHNGHFHCAEAGHEEHDHDEEHHEHLFDLVFFQQRNATFYGFELAAQYDVAPIWNGVWGIEAQYDFVHARFDEGGNVPRIPPHRLGGALVYRDDNWLARAGVLHAFEQNRIGENEIATPGYTNVSAELSYTARLEPGAGLGPSMTIGIKGENLTNEEILNHASFKRREEVLEPGANVRVFGSIKLN encoded by the coding sequence ATGAATTCCACTCCCTCAAACGCGCGAGCCGGGAAGCGATGCCCGTCGATCCGGCCTGCGCCGTTCGTGATCCTCCCGGCTGGATTTCGGATCTCAGCTGGTCGCGGTGGCGGGTCGTCAGACACCGGGATGGAAATCAGGGCGAATGAAATCTCTCAGAAGTGTCTTGGGAAGGGGGGCGTAACCGTGCGTTCGTATTCAACACTCCGGCTCGCGACCGGATGCATCCTTGCGGCCGGTGTTCCGATCGGGGCCCACGCGCAACAGCCGATCGAACTCGAAGGGATCGTAATATCCACGCCTTCACCGGTGCTTACTACCGGTACGTTGGTGGCGGCGGATGTAGGCATGCCCGGAACGCTGATCGTCGTCGAGGATGCCTTCGTGTCCACCACCGTCGCAACGGAGCGTGACGTCCTCAGCGAGGGCGGCGCGAACGTTTCCGGCGTGCTCGACGAGCGGCCGGGCATCACGAGTTCGACATTCGCTCCCGGAGCCAGCAGGCCGATCATTCGCGGTCTCGATTCATACCGGGTCCGAGTGCAGGAGAACGGCATCGGCTCGCACGACGTCTCGGCGATCTCGGAAGACCACGCGGTCCCGATCGACCCGTTTTCCGCTGACCGCATCGAGGTCGTGCGGGGCCCGGCGACACTGCGCTACGGCAGCGGGGCGATCGGCGGCGTGGTCGCCGTGGAGAACGAGCGCATTCCGACCTTCATACCGCCGACCGGCATTGCCGCGGAGATCATGGGAGGCTTCACGTCCGTCGACGATGGTCGTGACGGCGCCTTCAATGCCACCGTCGGCGCCGACGGTTTTGCGTTCCATGCGGATGCCTTCGTGCGCAAGGCCGACGACTACGACACGCCGCGCGGACCTCAGGCGAACTCGTTCATCGACAATAGGGGCTTTGGGCTCGGCCTATCGCGGATCTGGTCGGACGGCTTTATCGGCATCTCGGTCAGCCGCGTCGAGAGCCTCTACGGCGTGCCGGGAGAGGAAGCTGACGAGGGGGTGGACCCGCGCATCGACCTGGAGCAGGACAAGGTCATGGCGCGCGGCGAATGGCGCCCCAACGCCTTTGGCGTCGAGGCACTGCGCTTCTGGTTCGGCGCGTCCGACTACGCACACGACGAACTCGCCCGGCACGAGGAGGGCGAGGAGCATGGCGATCATGAAGAGGAGCATGAGGAGGATCACGAGGGAGAAATTCCCCTCTCGCTCGGCTCGCGCTTCACGAACCGCGAACAGGAGGGGCGCATTGAGATTCAGCACCTACCGGTCTGGACCGTGCTCGGTGAGATGCGCGGGGCAGCTGGAATCCAGGTCGTTCATCGCGAGACACGGGGCCAGAGCTTCGAGGGGGAGTCCCTTCTCGAACCTGTGGAGACGAATTCGCTCGCGGCCTTCGTCTTCGAGGAATTCGACCTCGATGCCACGTTGAAGATGCAGGCTGCCGCTCGCATCGAGCACACCAGGGTCGATGGAACCGGGTGGTCGGACTTTTCAGAGGGCGAAGGTCATAATGACCACCACCCATGGTTTGCAACGACCTTCACCGGAGTGCGTGATTTCGCTCCGGTGAGTGCCAGCCTCGGCGTCGTTCAGGACCTCTCCCTCGCCAAGGCTCGCCTCAACGCCCAATTTACCGAGCGCGCACCCGATGCGGCGGAGCTTTTCTCAAAGGGCATGCATGAGGCAACCGGCACATTCGAGGTCGGCAACCCCTTCCTGGAAAAGGAGAAAGCCTTCACGCTGGAGGCAGGACTGGCCCGGGCATCCGGACCGCTGCGCTTCGATGCCTCGGCGTTCTACACGCGCTACCATGGCTTCATTTATCGCCAGCTCACCGACGTCGAATGCGAGCCCGGTGCCCACAATGGCCACTTCCACTGCGCCGAGGCCGGTCACGAAGAACACGACCATGACGAGGAACACCACGAGCACCTGTTTGACCTCGTCTTTTTCCAGCAGCGCAACGCCACGTTCTATGGTTTTGAGCTGGCGGCCCAGTACGATGTGGCGCCGATCTGGAACGGCGTCTGGGGCATCGAGGCACAGTACGACTTCGTGCACGCCCGCTTCGACGAGGGTGGTAATGTGCCGCGTATTCCACCACACCGTCTCGGCGGTGCCCTCGTCTATCGCGACGACAACTGGTTGGCCCGTGCCGGTGTCCTACACGCATTCGAGCAGAACCGGATTGGCGAGAACGAGATCGCAACGCCTGGTTACACGAACGTCTCCGCAGAGCTGTCCTATACGGCGCGGCTCGAGCCCGGCGCGGGTTTAGGTCCCTCGATGACGATTGGCATCAAGGGTGAGAACCTGACCAACGAGGAGATCTTGAACCACGCCTCCTTCAAGCGTCGCGAAGAGGTTCTGGAGCCGGGCGCCAACGTCCGCGTCTTCGGCTCGATCAAGCTCAACTGA
- a CDS encoding GTP-binding protein, which produces MDEKLIAQRSNDADHVDRRLPVTVLSGFLGAGKTTLLNNVLANREGKKVAVIVNDMSEVNIDAELVRDGGANLSRTDETLVEMTNGCICCTLRDDLLKEVKSLAAQGRFDYLLIESTGIAEPLPVASTFEFRDEEGNSLADVARLDTMVTVVDAANLLRDYSSHDFLADRGETAGEKDGRALVDLLVEQIEFADVIVLNKLDVANSNEVAAARAIIRSLNADARIIETSNAQVEMSAIIDTGLFSFEAARRHPTWLQELNGFMDHVPETEEYGISSFVYRARQPFDPVKVHSFFARNWPGVIRAKGFFWIASRAEFVGELSQAGPIVRTAGVGYWWASVPRTNWPEDDRAVARIEKGWHDVWGDRRQELVFIGTPDMNEAAIRSELDACLLEIPNSDNIDTRAWRTLPDPFPTWRNDAAE; this is translated from the coding sequence ATGGACGAGAAACTCATCGCGCAGCGGTCGAACGACGCAGACCACGTCGATCGCCGCCTGCCTGTCACGGTGCTGTCGGGCTTTCTGGGCGCCGGCAAGACGACGCTGCTCAACAATGTGCTCGCCAACCGCGAGGGCAAGAAGGTCGCGGTCATCGTCAACGACATGAGCGAGGTCAACATCGACGCCGAACTCGTTCGCGACGGCGGTGCGAACCTCTCGCGCACCGACGAGACGCTGGTCGAGATGACCAACGGCTGCATCTGCTGCACGCTGCGCGACGACCTCCTGAAGGAGGTCAAGAGCCTCGCGGCGCAAGGGCGCTTCGACTATCTCCTCATCGAATCGACTGGTATCGCAGAGCCGCTGCCCGTCGCCTCCACCTTCGAGTTCCGCGACGAGGAGGGAAACAGCCTGGCCGACGTCGCCCGTCTCGACACCATGGTGACAGTGGTCGATGCAGCAAATCTCCTGCGAGACTATTCATCGCACGACTTCCTCGCGGATCGGGGCGAGACGGCAGGTGAAAAGGACGGGCGCGCGTTGGTCGATCTCCTCGTCGAGCAGATCGAATTCGCCGACGTCATCGTGCTCAACAAACTTGATGTGGCGAATTCAAACGAGGTCGCTGCCGCGCGGGCCATCATACGCTCCCTCAACGCAGATGCCCGCATCATCGAGACGAGCAATGCGCAGGTCGAGATGTCCGCAATCATCGACACCGGTCTCTTCAGCTTCGAGGCCGCCCGTCGTCACCCGACGTGGCTCCAGGAGCTCAATGGATTCATGGATCACGTCCCAGAGACGGAGGAATACGGCATCTCGAGCTTCGTCTATCGGGCACGCCAGCCGTTCGATCCGGTCAAGGTGCATTCGTTCTTTGCCAGGAATTGGCCGGGTGTCATCAGGGCGAAGGGCTTTTTCTGGATCGCATCGCGGGCTGAATTCGTCGGAGAACTGTCGCAGGCGGGTCCCATCGTGCGCACGGCGGGCGTGGGCTACTGGTGGGCGTCCGTGCCGCGCACAAACTGGCCCGAGGACGACCGCGCCGTTGCCCGCATCGAGAAGGGCTGGCACGACGTCTGGGGGGACCGGCGTCAGGAACTCGTATTCATCGGGACACCCGACATGAACGAGGCCGCCATCCGCTCCGAACTCGACGCCTGCCTCTTGGAAATCCCGAACAGCGACAACATCGACACGCGCGCGTGGCGTACCCTGCCGGACCCCTTCCCGACGTGGCGCAATGATGCGGCCGAATGA
- a CDS encoding TonB-dependent receptor, which translates to MRKRGGNGVGAALLTGLLGGASVLAGAVSATQSANAQVVLEGILITGDTAGGAPVAGETVGTAFTVITGEQLQQQGIKYASDALRQVPGVAVSRTGSFGELTQIRIRGAEGNHVLVLVDGVEVADPSQGEFDFSSLLTENIERIEVLRGAQSALWGADALAGVINIVTKAGSRGTNVQASFEAGSFDTYQGSGRIAHGNDLFRFALSGTQLSTNGFDISEFGRTIADPTSEDDGYVNRTLSFKGDIDLLPFFNVSAVLRHVDRLGDADDQDFTFGSPTQGFTIDRFSQSGSKEAFARVEATLSTFQDHWEHAVYFSMSDIERENFNDLGRFSSGNSSTRETTGYRSTLKFDTPELLDARHTIVELYEQETETFRNTAPTAVGSAGERRERMTKSLVGEYRLSLLDSIFLTAAVRSDDFDGFDDAVTYRTTGAYVVRETGTRLHASYGEGVKPPSFFEQFGFVPDTFDGNPNLVPETSVSWDVGIEQRIIPGILTVDVTYFEANLDNEIFSTFSLTPTGFRSSVANEDEESTREGIEVSLTATPTDWLSIKGSYTYLEAFENRNGVRLLEVRRPQHSGSLDIFARFLDGRARANLGIVYNGEMDDLEFVNTTPQTRITLPEYTVVRLGAEYDLSDQITWYARGENVFNEDYQEVYTFETAGASFYTGIRMNLSDVLGDDYGSLK; encoded by the coding sequence ATGCGTAAACGAGGTGGCAATGGCGTCGGCGCGGCGCTGCTGACCGGATTGCTGGGCGGTGCGAGCGTGTTGGCGGGCGCCGTGTCCGCAACACAGAGCGCGAACGCTCAGGTCGTGCTCGAGGGCATCCTCATCACCGGCGACACGGCCGGCGGGGCCCCCGTTGCCGGAGAGACCGTCGGCACGGCGTTCACGGTGATCACGGGCGAGCAGCTGCAACAGCAAGGGATCAAATATGCATCCGATGCGTTGCGCCAGGTTCCCGGCGTCGCGGTCTCGCGAACCGGTTCATTCGGCGAACTGACCCAGATCCGGATACGCGGCGCGGAGGGCAACCACGTGCTCGTTCTCGTGGATGGTGTCGAGGTCGCCGACCCGAGCCAAGGCGAGTTCGATTTCTCCAGTCTTCTCACCGAGAACATCGAGCGCATCGAGGTGCTTCGAGGGGCACAGAGCGCCCTCTGGGGAGCCGACGCACTTGCTGGCGTGATCAACATCGTCACGAAGGCAGGGAGCCGGGGCACGAACGTGCAGGCCTCCTTCGAGGCAGGATCGTTCGACACCTACCAAGGCTCGGGCCGCATCGCTCATGGCAACGATCTCTTTCGCTTCGCCCTGAGCGGCACCCAACTGTCGACCAACGGCTTCGATATCTCCGAGTTCGGACGCACCATCGCGGACCCGACATCGGAGGATGACGGCTATGTCAACCGGACCCTGTCGTTCAAGGGCGACATCGATCTCCTGCCGTTCTTCAACGTGAGCGCGGTGCTTCGCCATGTCGACCGCCTGGGCGACGCGGATGATCAGGATTTCACGTTCGGCAGTCCGACCCAAGGCTTCACGATCGACCGGTTCTCACAGTCCGGCAGCAAGGAGGCCTTTGCGCGGGTCGAAGCCACGCTGAGCACCTTCCAGGACCATTGGGAACACGCCGTCTATTTCTCCATGTCGGATATCGAGCGCGAGAACTTCAACGATCTCGGCCGGTTCTCGTCGGGAAACTCGTCCACGCGCGAGACGACCGGCTATCGCTCGACCCTGAAGTTCGACACCCCCGAGCTCCTCGATGCCAGGCACACCATCGTCGAGCTCTACGAGCAGGAGACCGAGACCTTCCGAAATACCGCCCCGACCGCGGTCGGATCGGCTGGCGAGCGGCGGGAGCGGATGACCAAGAGTCTCGTCGGCGAGTATCGGCTGTCGCTGCTCGACAGCATTTTCCTCACCGCCGCCGTGCGCTCGGACGACTTCGACGGCTTCGATGATGCCGTGACCTACCGGACGACGGGCGCCTACGTCGTACGTGAGACCGGCACGCGTCTTCACGCGAGCTACGGCGAAGGCGTCAAGCCCCCCTCGTTCTTCGAGCAGTTCGGTTTCGTGCCCGACACGTTCGATGGCAACCCGAACCTCGTGCCGGAGACGTCGGTCTCCTGGGACGTCGGGATCGAGCAACGGATCATCCCCGGCATTCTGACCGTCGATGTCACCTATTTCGAGGCCAATCTCGACAACGAGATCTTCTCCACATTCTCGCTCACCCCGACGGGATTCAGGTCCAGCGTCGCCAACGAAGACGAGGAAAGCACGCGCGAGGGCATCGAGGTCAGCCTGACGGCAACCCCGACAGACTGGCTGTCGATCAAGGGAAGCTACACCTATCTCGAGGCGTTCGAGAATCGCAACGGTGTGCGCCTGCTCGAGGTTCGGCGTCCGCAGCACTCCGGCAGCCTCGACATCTTCGCCCGGTTTCTCGACGGCCGTGCCCGGGCCAATCTGGGCATCGTCTACAATGGCGAGATGGACGACCTAGAGTTCGTCAACACCACGCCGCAGACGCGCATCACGCTGCCCGAATACACGGTTGTGCGTCTTGGGGCGGAATACGATCTCTCCGACCAGATCACCTGGTACGCACGGGGCGAAAACGTCTTCAATGAGGACTACCAGGAGGTATACACGTTCGAGACCGCCGGGGCATCGTTCTACACGGGCATCCGCATGAACCTGTCGGACGTCCTTGGTGATGACTACGGGTCGCTCAAGTGA
- a CDS encoding ABC transporter substrate-binding protein, translated as MRTTVRGGVAAALSFALLDAPTGPVHAEPPRRVVSMNLCTDQLAMLLAAPGQLHSVSYLASRADTSVLAAEARAFVPNHGLAEEIFLMQPDLIIAGTFTTRATVEMLKRLGFPVEEFAPANSFADIRSNILRMGEVLGRQAAARALIGGFDRELATLTEEAGQGQAGRKPVRPIAALYYANSYTSGNNTLAAEVVDHAQLDNLGSGLGLKGTVTLPLELLVMNGPDLVVTGRRFGREGTQATVALEHPALEAVASRTTSAVVTDKYWVCGLPFTLHAVRRLVEAARSLDLRPIAPPALATTSFAPANLDEGARRQ; from the coding sequence ATGAGGACGACAGTTCGAGGGGGCGTGGCAGCGGCTCTGTCGTTTGCGCTACTCGACGCCCCGACCGGGCCGGTACATGCCGAGCCGCCGCGGCGCGTCGTCTCGATGAACCTGTGCACAGACCAACTCGCCATGCTGCTGGCGGCACCCGGCCAGCTCCACTCGGTCTCCTACCTCGCCAGCCGCGCCGACACCTCCGTGCTCGCGGCCGAGGCCAGGGCCTTCGTCCCCAATCATGGCCTTGCGGAAGAAATCTTCCTGATGCAGCCGGACCTGATTATTGCCGGCACCTTCACCACGCGTGCCACCGTCGAGATGCTCAAGCGGTTGGGCTTTCCCGTGGAGGAATTCGCTCCGGCCAATTCGTTCGCCGACATCCGAAGCAACATCCTGCGGATGGGCGAGGTCCTCGGCCGACAGGCTGCGGCTCGGGCCCTGATCGGTGGCTTCGATCGCGAGTTGGCGACACTCACCGAGGAGGCGGGTCAGGGCCAGGCCGGGCGCAAACCTGTTCGTCCCATTGCCGCGCTCTACTATGCCAACAGCTACACCTCCGGCAACAACACGCTTGCTGCAGAGGTCGTGGATCACGCCCAACTCGACAACCTCGGCAGCGGGCTCGGTCTCAAGGGCACGGTCACGCTGCCACTGGAACTCCTCGTGATGAACGGCCCCGATCTCGTCGTCACCGGACGACGCTTCGGGCGTGAGGGGACGCAGGCGACCGTGGCACTCGAGCATCCTGCCCTCGAGGCCGTCGCATCGAGGACCACATCGGCGGTGGTGACGGACAAATACTGGGTCTGCGGGCTTCCCTTCACCCTTCATGCCGTTCGCCGTCTCGTCGAGGCCGCGCGATCCCTCGACCTGAGGCCAATCGCGCCGCCAGCCCTCGCCACCACGTCCTTCGCGCCTGCCAACCTCGACGAGGGGGCGAGACGCCAGTGA
- a CDS encoding iron chelate uptake ABC transporter family permease subunit, which produces MTVPFPLLLVCLAGLAATGFTASLVVGPAALTWATSLDALLGGDNEAARLVMQEIRLPRAILGAMIGATLGLSGAALQGYLRNPLADPGILGISSTAALGAVLAIYSGLSTTSPIALPLMAMGGAGIAVVVLRALAGPNAGTLTLILAGVAISSVAGAATTLALNLSSNPFAALEIVFWMLGSLTDRSMVHVVLAAPFMLIGWVLLLLAWRGLDALTLGPAVAATLGVSPTRTQALVVAGSAMAVGAATAVAGAIGFIGLVVPHLLRPLVGAQPSRLLPASALGGATLVLAADIAVRVIAPSRDIKLGVLTALIGAPFFLWLVIRTRREAL; this is translated from the coding sequence GTGACAGTGCCCTTTCCTCTCCTCCTCGTTTGCCTTGCGGGGCTTGCCGCAACGGGCTTCACCGCCTCGCTCGTCGTCGGTCCCGCCGCGCTGACCTGGGCGACCTCGCTCGATGCGCTGCTTGGAGGCGACAACGAGGCGGCCCGTCTCGTCATGCAGGAGATCCGTCTGCCGAGGGCAATCCTCGGTGCGATGATCGGGGCGACGCTCGGTCTCTCCGGTGCCGCGCTACAAGGCTACCTGCGCAACCCGCTCGCCGATCCCGGAATACTCGGCATCAGCTCCACGGCTGCGCTCGGGGCGGTGCTGGCGATCTACAGCGGGCTATCAACCACCTCGCCGATTGCTCTGCCACTCATGGCCATGGGGGGCGCTGGCATCGCGGTCGTCGTCCTGCGGGCACTGGCCGGGCCGAATGCGGGAACGCTGACCCTGATCCTTGCCGGCGTGGCGATCAGCTCCGTTGCCGGAGCCGCCACGACACTCGCGCTTAATCTCTCGTCGAATCCGTTCGCGGCCCTCGAGATCGTGTTCTGGATGCTCGGCTCGCTCACAGACCGCTCGATGGTGCACGTGGTGCTAGCCGCGCCCTTTATGCTGATTGGCTGGGTGTTGCTGTTGCTGGCCTGGCGGGGGCTCGACGCGCTGACGCTCGGGCCGGCAGTTGCCGCGACGCTCGGGGTCAGTCCCACACGGACTCAAGCACTTGTTGTCGCCGGCTCCGCGATGGCAGTCGGCGCGGCAACGGCGGTTGCCGGTGCGATCGGCTTCATCGGTCTCGTCGTGCCGCACCTCCTGCGACCGCTCGTCGGGGCACAACCGTCGCGGCTGCTCCCGGCAAGTGCGCTCGGTGGTGCGACGCTGGTGCTCGCGGCGGACATTGCCGTGCGTGTGATCGCCCCGTCGCGAGACATCAAGCTCGGTGTGCTCACCGCCCTCATCGGCGCCCCGTTCTTCCTCTGGTTGGTCATCAGAACGCGGAGGGAGGCGCTGTGA
- a CDS encoding ATP-binding cassette domain-containing protein, producing MLRGVDFRVSRGEVVGVLGPNGAGKSTLFAALLGLIPATGRIEFLGRTDLTGRDLGRTVAFIPQDRDVAWPMSVEKVVGLGRLPYRTGFGRPGPQDTCAIERAMAAVEVQNLRRRPISELSGGERSRALIARALAQEAPLILADEPTSGLDPAHQIALLDLLRRRATTGQTILLTIHELHLAARWCDRLLLLHEQRVVADGRPAEVLTRERVAAVYGCDVHLGQSADGALLVIPQRLIKGEPAIASERQSA from the coding sequence GTGCTGCGCGGGGTCGATTTTCGCGTTTCGCGCGGTGAGGTGGTCGGTGTGCTGGGACCGAACGGCGCGGGCAAGTCGACATTGTTCGCGGCACTCCTCGGGTTGATCCCGGCGACCGGCCGCATCGAGTTTCTCGGCCGTACCGACCTGACCGGCAGAGACCTCGGACGGACCGTCGCGTTCATCCCTCAGGACCGCGACGTGGCTTGGCCGATGAGCGTCGAAAAGGTTGTTGGGCTCGGGCGCCTGCCCTACCGGACCGGATTCGGCCGGCCGGGGCCGCAAGACACATGTGCCATCGAGCGTGCGATGGCGGCCGTAGAGGTGCAGAACCTGCGACGGCGGCCTATCAGCGAGCTGTCCGGAGGCGAGCGATCCCGCGCGCTGATCGCCCGGGCCCTCGCCCAGGAGGCGCCACTCATTCTTGCCGACGAGCCGACGAGTGGTCTCGATCCGGCTCATCAGATCGCTCTGCTTGACCTCTTGCGCCGTCGGGCGACGACAGGACAAACCATCCTGCTGACTATCCACGAGTTGCATCTCGCAGCCCGCTGGTGCGACCGCCTTCTGCTCTTGCACGAGCAGCGCGTGGTGGCAGACGGGCGCCCCGCCGAAGTCCTCACCCGCGAGCGGGTGGCGGCCGTCTATGGCTGCGACGTCCATCTCGGTCAAAGCGCGGACGGGGCTCTGTTGGTGATCCCGCAACGGCTCATCAAGGGCGAGCCTGCCATCGCATCCGAACGTCAATCCGCTTGA